A DNA window from Balneola sp. contains the following coding sequences:
- a CDS encoding recombination protein RecR codes for MQITSEYLERAIEQLAKLPGTGRKSAQRIAIHLLKQNDDYAHKLAQAIVDLKEKVTRCSICGNVSDSDPCKICDNPKRDTTEICVVEEFNDVYIIEKSNEFRGRYHVLGGVISPMDNIGPDKLRIQELLKRVGEDDRIDEIILALNPDAEGEATSYYINKLLKEYDVSVTRIAYGIPMGTELEFIDEATLSRAFASRNSF; via the coding sequence ATGCAGATAACTTCAGAATATTTAGAGCGGGCTATTGAACAGCTTGCCAAACTTCCCGGAACGGGACGGAAATCAGCGCAGCGTATCGCTATTCATCTTTTAAAGCAGAATGATGATTATGCACATAAGCTTGCTCAGGCGATTGTTGATCTCAAAGAAAAAGTTACCCGTTGTTCGATCTGCGGAAACGTAAGTGATTCCGACCCTTGCAAAATCTGCGATAATCCTAAAAGAGATACGACCGAGATTTGTGTGGTTGAGGAATTCAATGATGTGTATATCATCGAGAAATCGAATGAGTTCCGAGGAAGGTATCATGTGTTGGGTGGGGTGATTTCTCCGATGGACAACATCGGCCCCGACAAGCTCCGCATTCAGGAACTATTAAAACGTGTTGGTGAAGATGACCGGATTGATGAAATCATTCTGGCTCTTAACCCGGATGCCGAAGGTGAAGCCACCTCTTACTACATCAATAAATTACTCAAGGAATACGACGTAAGCGTAACCAGAATTGCATATGGTATTCCTATGGGAACCGAACTCGAATTCATCGATGAAGCTACTCTTAGCCGGGCATTTGCTAGTAGAAACAGCTTTTGA
- a CDS encoding peptidase M1, whose product MKHLLSFLLVTLLAISSLNAQNRNYWQQKVDYKMEIDVDAENHQYSGTQTLKYTNNSPDELTRVYYHLYFNAFQPGSMMDIRSRTIEDPDSRVGDRIYGLSEDEIGYQRVNSLTQDGKDVEYEVDGTVLVVELNKPIKPGASTTFKMEWDAQVPLQVRRSGRDNAEGVEFSMSQWYPKLAEYDFQGWHPNEYVGREFHAPFGNFDVKIMIDRDYILGGTGILQNPNKVGYGYEKEGAKVNRPSGEKLTWHFKAENVIDFFWGADPDFVHTKAQVPNGPTLHFLYQQPVVDVEASEEQNAQFKSNWEQLPELTVRAFEYANEHFGEYPYPQFTTLQGGDGGMEYPMGTLITGGRGLGSLVGVTVHEMYHSWYQNVLATNESLLEWMDEGFTSYASAETMASLFDRQGDPYRGSYYGYYSLANSGKEEPMTTHADHYNTNFAYGRAAYSKGAVFLGQLSYIMGDEAFRKGMLSYHQNWKLKHPTALDFINVMEEESGMILDWYYEYFVQTTKTIDYGITSVIGDDSKTVVKLERINLMPMPLDVFVEYEDGTGEYFYIPLRMMRGQKPAENDMKRTVLEDWPWVQPTYNMVIDRPASSIKSVTIDPSQRMADINMQNNGFNVSEMLKD is encoded by the coding sequence ATGAAACACCTACTTTCTTTTTTACTGGTCACCCTGCTGGCCATTTCCTCACTAAACGCTCAGAACCGAAATTATTGGCAGCAGAAAGTCGATTACAAAATGGAAATCGATGTTGACGCTGAAAACCATCAGTATTCTGGAACACAGACGCTGAAATACACCAACAATTCCCCAGATGAACTTACCCGGGTTTACTATCACTTATATTTCAACGCTTTCCAGCCGGGAAGTATGATGGACATTCGTTCACGAACTATTGAAGATCCGGACAGTCGTGTTGGAGATCGAATTTATGGGTTGTCGGAAGATGAAATTGGCTACCAGCGTGTAAATTCCCTCACTCAAGACGGTAAAGATGTAGAGTATGAAGTTGATGGTACTGTTCTCGTTGTTGAGTTAAACAAACCAATAAAGCCGGGAGCTTCCACTACTTTTAAGATGGAGTGGGATGCTCAAGTTCCTTTGCAAGTCCGACGTTCCGGCCGTGATAATGCGGAGGGAGTAGAATTCTCTATGAGTCAGTGGTATCCAAAGCTTGCTGAGTATGATTTCCAGGGATGGCATCCTAATGAGTATGTTGGCCGTGAATTTCACGCCCCTTTTGGCAACTTCGATGTGAAGATTATGATTGACCGCGATTATATACTTGGTGGAACGGGAATCCTTCAAAACCCAAACAAAGTTGGTTATGGTTATGAAAAAGAAGGTGCTAAAGTAAACCGACCTTCCGGAGAGAAATTAACTTGGCACTTTAAAGCCGAGAATGTAATCGACTTCTTCTGGGGAGCCGACCCTGATTTTGTACACACCAAAGCTCAGGTTCCAAACGGACCTACCCTTCACTTTTTGTATCAGCAACCGGTTGTTGATGTGGAAGCAAGTGAAGAGCAGAACGCTCAGTTCAAGTCAAACTGGGAGCAGCTTCCTGAACTCACAGTGCGTGCTTTTGAATATGCTAACGAGCATTTTGGTGAGTACCCCTACCCTCAGTTTACAACACTGCAAGGTGGCGATGGTGGTATGGAGTATCCCATGGGAACGCTTATTACCGGCGGACGTGGATTAGGGAGCCTTGTTGGAGTAACCGTCCATGAAATGTATCACAGTTGGTATCAGAATGTGTTAGCCACTAATGAAAGCCTACTGGAGTGGATGGATGAAGGCTTTACCAGTTATGCTTCTGCTGAAACTATGGCCAGCCTTTTTGACCGCCAAGGCGATCCATATCGCGGCTCTTATTATGGTTATTACAGTTTAGCTAATTCCGGAAAAGAGGAACCAATGACCACGCATGCCGATCACTATAACACCAATTTTGCATACGGACGTGCCGCCTATTCGAAAGGTGCGGTATTCCTTGGGCAGTTAAGTTATATCATGGGTGATGAAGCCTTCAGAAAAGGGATGTTAAGCTACCATCAGAATTGGAAACTTAAACATCCGACGGCCCTGGATTTCATTAACGTAATGGAAGAAGAGTCTGGAATGATTTTAGACTGGTACTACGAGTATTTCGTGCAAACAACCAAGACTATCGACTATGGAATTACTTCTGTAATTGGCGATGATAGTAAAACGGTTGTTAAGCTTGAACGAATTAACCTTATGCCTATGCCATTGGATGTATTTGTAGAATATGAAGATGGAACCGGCGAGTATTTCTACATCCCACTTAGAATGATGCGTGGACAGAAGCCGGCTGAAAATGATATGAAACGTACCGTACTTGAAGACTGGCCTTGGGTACAGCCTACCTATAATATGGTGATCGATAGACCAGCTTCCAGCATTAAGTCCGTAACTATTGACCCAAGTCAGCGCATGGCCGACATTAATATGCAGAACAACGGATTCAATGTTTCAGAAATGCTGAAAGACTAA
- a CDS encoding NAD-dependent malic enzyme codes for MSKDYAKLAIEAHKKAKGKISIESKMPLETKDDLSIAYTPGVARPCEEIAEDVEKAYEYTSKGNMVAVVSDGSAVLGLGNIGPEASLPVMEGKAVLFKKFAGVDAVPIVLATQDTDEIIQTVKMIAPGFGGINLEDISAPRCFEIERRLKEELNIPVFHDDQHGTAIVTLAGMYNAMRLTGKKLEDLYVVVNGSGAAGVAIVNLLFEAGVKDVVMCDSSGIIQKDRTDLNATKQEMAKITNKGQRTGQLKDAMSGSDVFIGVSVPNVLTQEMVKTMNKDPMIFAMSNPIPEIMPEDAKAAGAAIVATGRSDFPNQINNVLAFPGLFRGALDARLTNLTTKMFITAAKAIADCVEDVSADMIIPSPFDERVPGRVAQAIKDNAE; via the coding sequence ATGTCAAAAGACTACGCTAAACTTGCCATTGAAGCCCACAAAAAAGCAAAAGGCAAAATTTCCATTGAGTCCAAAATGCCCCTTGAGACTAAAGACGATCTGAGTATCGCTTATACACCGGGTGTTGCACGTCCTTGTGAGGAAATTGCTGAAGATGTTGAAAAGGCTTACGAGTATACCTCAAAAGGAAATATGGTGGCTGTTGTAAGTGATGGGTCTGCCGTGCTGGGCTTGGGAAATATTGGTCCTGAAGCCTCCCTACCCGTTATGGAAGGTAAAGCTGTTCTATTCAAAAAGTTTGCCGGAGTAGATGCTGTTCCCATCGTGCTTGCCACTCAGGATACAGACGAAATCATCCAAACCGTAAAAATGATTGCCCCGGGATTTGGCGGTATTAACCTCGAAGATATTTCTGCACCGCGCTGCTTCGAAATTGAACGGCGTTTAAAAGAGGAGTTGAACATTCCCGTTTTTCATGACGATCAGCACGGAACGGCTATTGTAACCTTGGCCGGAATGTATAACGCCATGAGACTCACCGGCAAAAAACTGGAAGATCTCTATGTGGTTGTGAATGGATCCGGAGCTGCCGGAGTAGCTATTGTGAATCTGCTTTTTGAGGCAGGTGTGAAAGATGTTGTAATGTGTGATAGCAGCGGCATCATCCAAAAGGATCGGACGGATCTTAATGCCACTAAGCAAGAAATGGCTAAGATCACCAATAAGGGGCAGCGAACAGGTCAGCTTAAAGATGCTATGTCAGGTAGTGATGTTTTTATAGGCGTTTCTGTGCCCAATGTATTGACCCAAGAAATGGTGAAAACCATGAATAAAGACCCGATGATTTTTGCGATGTCGAATCCGATACCGGAGATTATGCCTGAAGATGCCAAGGCTGCCGGAGCTGCAATAGTTGCCACCGGACGTTCTGATTTCCCTAATCAAATTAATAACGTTTTAGCTTTCCCGGGGCTTTTCCGCGGAGCACTTGATGCACGGCTTACCAACCTAACCACCAAGATGTTCATCACCGCTGCTAAGGCCATCGCTGACTGTGTTGAAGATGTATCTGCTGATATGATTATCCCAAGCCCATTCGATGAACGGGTGCCAGGACGGGTAGCCCAAGCTATCAAAGACAATGCGGAATAG
- a CDS encoding protease — protein MKRLFGITLSILLTTIITVDVFAQGTQLLREPTISETSIVFVHANDLWTVDKNGGDAVRLTSNIGGESNPHFSPDGSMIAFTGQYDGNSDVFVIPAEGGSPKRLTWHAVDDVVTGWTPEGEVLFRSTRTSHPTQLNRIWKVSTEGGMPEVLAIPRAATGEMSPDGKYLAYNPITFWDPEWRNYRGGQAQPIWIVDLESFELVQTPRTDNERHTDPVWHDGSVFYLSERDFANNVWSYNPETEEEKQWTFHSDFDAKNIDAGFGMIVYEQGGYLHLLNPENGETEQLEIHVAGDMNWGRPRWEEPSAFSLSNAAISPTGKRAVFQFRGEIITVPKENGTWRNLSNSSSSAERYPIWSPDGSQVAWFSDQSGEYTLMIGDQYGLDEPKSISLPNPTYYFRPDWSPDGKYIAYTDTDYNLWYVNIESGKATKVDTDGYAHPNRTLNPIWSPDSKWIAYVKLLDNQFKAVKVHNVETGKTHQLTDGMSDAITPVWSEDGKYLYFLASTDYGLNTGWLDMSSYNMPVTRALYMIVLSDDEPSPLLPKSDDEETSEEEKSEEEAEVEVTIDLDGIAERTLAVDIPQRNYSGLVPGPGGDVFYAESVENEGTRLHKYDLDARKGSLFLSNFSEGVVSQDRKNMLYRSGGTWGIVGTETGEKKSGDGALNISGIQIKVDPQEEFVQIFRDGWRFMRDFLYVDNMHGAPWNEVYEWYAPWVKHAKHRSDLNYVLDIMSGEVAVGHSYVRGGDFPDLEEVQAGLLGADVSLQNGAYRIDKIYTGESWNPDLRAPLSGPGIDVNVGDYILAVNGKEISAEENFFKPFEGTVNRQVQLLVNDRPRAEGARLVTVVPISNEYGLRTRDWVEGNRRKVDEMSDGKLAYVWVPNTGNGGYEYFNRYYFAQQDKMGAIIDERNNGGGSAADYMVDIMARDLHGFFNSKAGDRKSFTTPGAGIWGPKVMVINERAGSGGDLLPFLFRKMEIGPLVGAQTWGGLVGTWDTPPFVDGGRFVAPRGGFYNMDGEWDVEGIGIAPDIEVMQLPKEVINGHDPQLDAAIKEAIRLLQNYEDPIIKTPADPVRWKRPDRDSNDN, from the coding sequence ATGAAACGTTTATTCGGAATCACTCTCAGTATTCTTCTCACAACAATTATAACGGTCGATGTTTTTGCTCAAGGCACTCAGCTTTTACGTGAGCCGACCATCTCAGAAACGAGCATTGTATTTGTTCATGCCAATGATCTGTGGACGGTGGATAAAAACGGCGGAGATGCGGTTCGCCTGACCAGTAATATCGGCGGTGAATCGAATCCGCACTTTTCGCCGGACGGAAGCATGATCGCCTTTACCGGACAGTATGATGGAAACTCCGACGTTTTTGTAATTCCCGCAGAAGGAGGATCCCCAAAAAGGCTAACCTGGCATGCTGTTGATGATGTAGTAACCGGCTGGACACCAGAAGGGGAAGTCCTATTTCGATCCACGAGAACATCACATCCAACCCAGCTTAACCGAATCTGGAAAGTGAGCACCGAAGGTGGAATGCCGGAAGTATTGGCAATCCCAAGAGCCGCAACGGGTGAAATGTCACCGGATGGAAAATACCTGGCCTATAACCCCATTACGTTTTGGGATCCTGAATGGAGAAATTACCGGGGCGGTCAGGCTCAGCCCATTTGGATTGTTGATCTTGAATCTTTTGAACTGGTGCAAACTCCACGAACTGATAATGAACGACATACCGATCCGGTCTGGCACGATGGCTCTGTGTTCTATTTATCAGAAAGAGATTTTGCTAATAATGTTTGGTCCTATAATCCTGAGACGGAAGAAGAAAAACAGTGGACGTTCCACTCTGATTTTGATGCCAAAAATATTGATGCCGGTTTTGGGATGATTGTATATGAGCAGGGCGGTTACTTGCATCTGTTGAATCCGGAGAACGGGGAAACCGAACAGCTTGAAATACATGTTGCCGGCGATATGAATTGGGGCCGTCCGCGCTGGGAGGAACCAAGTGCATTTAGCTTGAGTAATGCAGCAATTTCACCAACAGGGAAACGGGCGGTTTTTCAGTTTCGGGGTGAAATCATCACAGTTCCTAAAGAAAATGGGACATGGAGAAATTTGAGTAACTCATCTTCAAGTGCAGAGCGATATCCGATATGGTCGCCTGATGGAAGTCAGGTTGCCTGGTTTTCAGATCAAAGCGGAGAGTATACGCTGATGATTGGAGATCAGTATGGATTGGATGAGCCGAAGTCTATTTCACTTCCCAACCCAACATACTACTTTCGGCCTGATTGGTCGCCTGATGGCAAATACATCGCCTACACGGATACGGATTATAATCTTTGGTATGTAAATATAGAATCCGGAAAAGCTACAAAAGTAGATACCGATGGCTATGCGCATCCGAACCGGACGCTGAATCCCATTTGGTCGCCAGATAGCAAGTGGATTGCCTATGTTAAATTATTAGACAATCAGTTTAAAGCAGTTAAAGTGCATAATGTAGAAACCGGAAAAACGCATCAGTTGACGGATGGAATGTCGGATGCAATTACCCCGGTTTGGAGTGAGGATGGGAAGTATCTCTACTTCCTGGCCAGTACCGATTATGGCTTGAATACAGGCTGGCTGGATATGAGCTCCTATAACATGCCGGTTACTCGGGCTTTATATATGATTGTCCTTTCTGATGATGAGCCTTCACCACTGCTTCCAAAAAGTGATGACGAAGAAACTTCAGAAGAAGAAAAATCAGAGGAAGAGGCTGAAGTAGAAGTAACTATTGACCTGGATGGCATCGCTGAAAGAACGCTGGCGGTTGATATTCCTCAACGAAATTATTCTGGTTTAGTACCGGGACCTGGTGGCGATGTGTTTTATGCTGAGTCAGTGGAAAACGAAGGAACGCGCCTTCATAAATATGATCTGGATGCTCGGAAAGGAAGTTTATTCTTGAGCAATTTCAGTGAAGGCGTTGTTTCTCAGGATCGCAAAAATATGTTGTACCGAAGTGGGGGAACCTGGGGAATTGTAGGTACGGAAACCGGAGAGAAAAAATCCGGTGACGGAGCCTTGAATATCTCAGGTATTCAAATCAAAGTAGATCCTCAAGAAGAGTTTGTGCAGATATTCCGGGATGGATGGCGATTTATGAGAGATTTCCTATACGTTGATAACATGCATGGCGCTCCCTGGAATGAAGTATATGAGTGGTATGCTCCGTGGGTTAAACACGCGAAGCACCGATCTGACCTGAACTATGTGCTGGATATTATGAGCGGCGAAGTTGCAGTGGGACATTCTTATGTGAGAGGTGGCGACTTTCCCGATCTGGAAGAAGTTCAGGCCGGATTATTAGGTGCTGATGTTTCTCTTCAGAATGGAGCATATCGCATTGATAAAATTTATACCGGTGAAAGTTGGAATCCTGATTTACGAGCTCCACTTTCCGGTCCCGGAATCGATGTAAATGTTGGGGATTACATTCTTGCCGTTAACGGAAAAGAGATTTCTGCGGAAGAAAACTTCTTTAAACCATTTGAAGGAACGGTAAACAGGCAGGTTCAGCTGTTAGTAAATGACCGCCCAAGAGCTGAAGGTGCCCGATTGGTAACTGTAGTTCCAATTTCCAATGAATATGGCCTCAGAACCCGAGATTGGGTTGAAGGAAATCGCCGTAAGGTTGATGAAATGTCGGATGGAAAGCTGGCTTATGTCTGGGTGCCAAATACCGGAAACGGGGGGTATGAATATTTCAATCGCTATTACTTTGCTCAGCAAGATAAAATGGGCGCCATTATTGATGAGAGAAATAACGGAGGCGGTTCGGCCGCTGATTATATGGTTGATATCATGGCTCGTGATTTACACGGCTTCTTCAACAGCAAAGCCGGAGATCGTAAGTCATTTACGACTCCCGGCGCTGGAATCTGGGGCCCCAAAGTTATGGTTATTAATGAACGGGCAGGATCTGGTGGAGACTTGCTTCCATTCTTATTTCGTAAGATGGAAATCGGTCCGTTAGTGGGAGCTCAAACCTGGGGTGGTTTAGTAGGTACCTGGGATACACCTCCTTTTGTAGATGGCGGACGTTTTGTAGCGCCCCGCGGTGGATTCTATAATATGGACGGTGAGTGGGATGTAGAGGGAATAGGAATTGCTCCTGATATCGAAGTGATGCAGCTTCCCAAAGAAGTCATAAATGGTCACGACCCTCAGCTCGATGCAGCTATTAAGGAAGCGATCAGGTTGTTGCAGAATTATGAAGACCCAATCATTAAAACACCCGCCGACCCTGTTCGATGGAAGCGACCTGATCGAGATTCAAATGATAATTAG
- a CDS encoding DNA topoisomerase I, producing the protein MKSLVIVESPTKTKTIKKYLPDGYVVDSSMGHIRDLPSSAKEIPAKYKKESWSNLGINVDDRFDPLYVIPSSKKKVVTRLKKLLKDADELILATDEDREGEAISWHLLEILKPKIPVKRMVFREITKEAVLNALENTRDIDMNLVHAQETRRILDRLAGYTVSPLLWKKISPGLSAGRVQSVAVEFLVQRERERMKFKSATYYDLKAQLHKEGDKDKFDADLTHLNEKRLASGKDFDENTGKLKKPDNVVLLDEDKASSLVDDLKEASWSVINVDVKTQKRNPSPPFITSTLQQEANRKFGFSARDTMSVAQKLYEKGFITYMRTDSTRLSGQAISAARDAVTEEYGDEYLFERVRNYNKKGKSAQEAHEAIRPSGSRFVKPEKAGLRDREFKLYDLIWKRTISTQMAQAELEFTNVTIRATNNGTDADFRANGKKILFPGFFRAYVEGSDDPEAALENQEIYLPPMAEGDTTALDDLDFVSHETKPPARFTEATLVKELEKRGVGRPSTYASIISTIQNRGYAKSDGKTLIPSFTAFAVSSLLEKHFPNLVDSDFTSQLEDKLDAVASGTQDPVKYLEDYYNGENGLKAKVDTQEDKIDPQEAKLLDLPLEGMEGIKVAVGRFGPYARMEKDGEEVTTSLPNDMDPSDISSEKLEELIKISEEQDKPIGEDPDSGEPIFLLSGRYGPYVQRGEVTEENKKPKRVSLLKGMEPKDVDIDLALKLLELPRPLGDHPEDGKVIKAGVGRYGPFVVHDGKFKSIPKSDSVLDIELDRAVELLAQKSKSKRGSNTIKELGDHPETEKPIKVMTGRYGPYIKHGKKNISLPDGEAPEDFTMDKAVALIKEKGK; encoded by the coding sequence ATGAAAAGTCTTGTAATTGTAGAGTCACCTACGAAAACTAAAACGATTAAGAAGTACTTACCTGATGGGTACGTTGTAGACTCTTCAATGGGTCATATCCGTGATCTTCCTTCATCAGCTAAAGAAATTCCTGCTAAGTATAAAAAGGAAAGCTGGTCGAATTTGGGAATCAACGTGGATGACCGTTTTGATCCTCTGTATGTGATTCCATCTTCCAAAAAGAAAGTGGTTACAAGACTTAAAAAGCTACTCAAAGACGCTGACGAACTTATTCTGGCGACGGATGAGGATCGGGAAGGGGAAGCTATTTCTTGGCACCTGCTGGAGATCCTGAAGCCAAAAATTCCGGTTAAGAGGATGGTTTTTCGTGAGATTACTAAAGAAGCGGTTTTAAATGCATTAGAGAATACGCGTGATATTGACATGAACTTGGTTCATGCTCAGGAAACGCGACGGATTCTGGATCGGCTGGCCGGCTATACCGTTTCACCTTTATTATGGAAGAAGATTTCTCCTGGCCTTTCAGCCGGTCGGGTTCAGTCGGTAGCGGTAGAGTTTTTGGTGCAACGTGAGCGTGAACGGATGAAGTTCAAAAGCGCGACCTACTATGATTTGAAAGCCCAACTTCATAAAGAAGGTGACAAAGATAAGTTTGATGCCGACCTGACGCACCTCAACGAAAAGAGATTAGCCAGCGGTAAAGATTTTGATGAAAATACCGGCAAGCTGAAGAAACCTGATAATGTGGTTTTGCTGGATGAAGATAAAGCCAGTAGCCTGGTTGATGACCTGAAAGAAGCGTCATGGTCTGTCATTAATGTGGATGTGAAAACACAGAAGAGAAATCCATCTCCTCCTTTTATTACATCCACCTTGCAGCAGGAAGCGAACCGTAAGTTTGGCTTCTCTGCCCGTGATACAATGAGTGTTGCTCAGAAATTATATGAGAAAGGATTTATCACCTACATGCGTACGGATTCTACCCGACTTTCCGGTCAGGCTATCAGCGCAGCTCGCGATGCTGTTACGGAAGAGTATGGTGATGAGTATCTATTTGAACGTGTTCGTAATTATAACAAGAAAGGGAAATCAGCTCAGGAAGCTCACGAAGCTATTCGCCCTTCGGGTTCACGGTTTGTAAAGCCGGAGAAGGCAGGTTTACGTGATAGAGAATTTAAACTCTATGATTTAATCTGGAAGAGAACTATTTCAACCCAAATGGCTCAGGCCGAGCTTGAGTTTACGAACGTTACGATTCGTGCAACCAATAATGGTACGGATGCAGACTTTCGCGCAAACGGCAAAAAGATTTTATTCCCCGGCTTCTTCCGGGCTTATGTAGAAGGAAGCGATGATCCGGAAGCAGCGCTCGAAAACCAAGAGATTTACCTTCCTCCAATGGCTGAAGGTGATACCACAGCATTGGATGATCTGGACTTTGTGAGCCATGAAACCAAACCACCGGCCCGATTTACGGAAGCGACCTTGGTTAAGGAACTAGAGAAGCGAGGAGTGGGGCGACCTAGTACCTATGCCTCTATTATCAGTACGATACAGAATCGTGGATATGCGAAGAGTGATGGGAAAACATTGATACCTTCCTTCACTGCTTTTGCGGTTTCTTCCTTGCTGGAAAAACATTTTCCAAATCTTGTAGACAGTGATTTCACTTCTCAGCTTGAAGATAAATTGGATGCTGTTGCAAGTGGAACTCAGGATCCGGTGAAATATCTGGAAGATTATTATAACGGTGAAAATGGTTTGAAAGCCAAAGTAGATACACAAGAAGATAAGATTGATCCTCAGGAAGCAAAACTGCTCGATCTTCCGCTTGAAGGTATGGAAGGAATTAAGGTGGCTGTAGGCCGCTTTGGACCTTATGCCCGCATGGAAAAAGACGGGGAAGAAGTAACGACTTCTTTACCAAATGACATGGATCCCAGCGATATATCTTCAGAAAAACTCGAAGAACTTATCAAGATTTCCGAAGAGCAAGATAAGCCGATTGGGGAAGATCCTGATTCCGGTGAACCTATATTCTTGCTATCAGGACGATATGGTCCATATGTGCAGAGAGGTGAAGTTACCGAAGAGAATAAAAAGCCGAAACGCGTTTCCTTGTTAAAGGGAATGGAGCCAAAAGATGTAGATATTGATCTGGCGTTGAAGTTATTAGAACTTCCCCGTCCTTTAGGAGATCACCCCGAAGACGGCAAAGTTATTAAGGCTGGAGTAGGACGCTATGGTCCTTTTGTGGTTCATGATGGTAAGTTCAAATCTATTCCGAAATCTGACAGTGTGTTGGACATTGAATTAGATCGGGCGGTAGAATTGCTGGCTCAGAAATCTAAATCCAAGCGTGGAAGCAATACCATCAAAGAACTTGGAGATCACCCGGAAACAGAAAAGCCGATTAAGGTGATGACGGGACGTTATGGTCCATATATTAAGCACGGCAAGAAGAATATCAGCCTGCCTGACGGGGAAGCTCCCGAAGACTTTACGATGGATAAAGCAGTTGCCTTGATTAAAGAAAAAGGGAAATAG
- a CDS encoding peroxiredoxin — MIEQGSKADFNFTIKAVQNGEEKELNFADLLDQPTIVSVYMKNNTGGCDRQTKDLADEAEWFKEHGYNLVAISKDTCGSHKRYAEKQGIDFTLVSDPDYKFAQATDSVVEKKMYGREYEAPSRSAFVIDTDGTILGTVEKVNTKDHAAEMKELVKSLK, encoded by the coding sequence ATGATTGAACAAGGATCAAAAGCAGACTTCAACTTCACCATAAAAGCGGTACAAAATGGGGAAGAAAAAGAACTTAATTTCGCTGACCTGCTGGATCAACCCACAATTGTATCAGTGTATATGAAGAACAACACTGGTGGCTGCGATCGCCAAACAAAAGATCTTGCTGATGAGGCAGAATGGTTCAAGGAACATGGATATAATTTAGTGGCTATTAGTAAGGACACCTGTGGTTCTCATAAACGATATGCAGAAAAACAGGGAATTGATTTTACGTTAGTTTCAGACCCTGACTATAAATTTGCCCAGGCTACCGATTCAGTCGTAGAAAAAAAGATGTATGGCAGAGAGTATGAAGCTCCATCGCGTTCGGCCTTTGTTATTGATACAGATGGTACTATTTTGGGCACTGTCGAAAAAGTGAATACCAAAGACCACGCTGCTGAAATGAAAGAGTTGGTCAAAAGTTTGAAATAA
- a CDS encoding NUDIX domain-containing protein: MSSSDFSFTIEPWVTTDEEVKYTTNIFKLLSRDMKIKSEDHKATFSIIEAPDWINVIPLTEENEIVLVEQYRYGIEEPTLELPGGMIDLGESPLETCKRELLEETGYAGDEFVDLGRVSSNPAMLTNYTYTYVIKNCKKVQEQKLDGNERINVHLMPLDDFLEMVNRGEVHHSLVVAAVAKFLLWRG; the protein is encoded by the coding sequence ATGAGTAGCAGTGATTTTTCATTTACAATTGAACCGTGGGTTACCACAGATGAAGAGGTCAAATATACGACGAATATATTCAAACTTTTAAGTCGGGATATGAAGATTAAGTCGGAAGATCACAAAGCTACTTTCTCCATTATAGAAGCTCCTGACTGGATAAATGTAATTCCGTTAACCGAAGAAAATGAAATTGTACTGGTAGAGCAGTATCGCTATGGAATTGAGGAGCCTACCTTAGAGCTTCCCGGAGGGATGATTGATCTGGGTGAAAGCCCGCTTGAAACCTGTAAACGGGAGCTGCTTGAAGAAACCGGTTATGCCGGCGATGAATTTGTTGACTTGGGCAGGGTGAGTTCTAATCCGGCAATGCTCACCAATTATACCTACACCTATGTAATCAAAAACTGCAAAAAAGTTCAGGAGCAAAAACTGGACGGAAACGAGCGTATTAATGTACACCTGATGCCACTCGATGATTTCCTTGAGATGGTGAATCGGGGAGAAGTGCATCACTCGCTGGTGGTAGCGGCGGTGGCTAAGTTTTTACTGTGGCGGGGATGA